A window of the Cytophagaceae bacterium genome harbors these coding sequences:
- a CDS encoding flippase-like domain-containing protein, translated as MNKKISIIISFFFTIALIWYFIHITDLEQVKKYLASARVSYIFISGLLLFLSHLLRAARWQILVSPIKSNTNIFSFLISFLIGTLTNFVFPHIGDIARCHILEKLEDVPLQNTVGTVITERAVDSLLLVFFAIAIFTFDPQKFTEILKLLHFNVKSDYSFIVWIIIFIVPLIFFFLFKINPRLMSYVSSLFKQVKSGVLSIFKVRNWKFLFLLNFLIWILYLSATYLILNAFITTNQITVIVSLAVLIMASIGWAGPTQAGIGTFHFLVSQTLILYGFSANISLALAVSLHLVFTIFDMIWGIIAIVILNSKLFNLPYKKLFV; from the coding sequence TTGAATAAAAAAATTTCAATTATCATAAGCTTTTTTTTTACCATTGCATTAATTTGGTATTTTATTCATATTACTGATTTAGAGCAAGTTAAAAAATATCTAGCTAGTGCAAGGGTATCTTATATTTTTATAAGTGGTCTTTTGTTATTTTTATCACATTTATTAAGAGCGGCCAGGTGGCAAATATTAGTATCCCCAATCAAATCGAATACTAATATATTTTCATTTTTAATTTCATTCTTGATAGGAACACTTACTAATTTCGTTTTTCCGCATATCGGTGATATTGCTCGATGTCATATTCTTGAAAAATTAGAAGATGTGCCACTTCAAAACACAGTTGGAACAGTAATCACCGAGAGAGCTGTAGATTCTCTTTTATTAGTATTTTTTGCCATTGCAATTTTTACTTTTGACCCACAAAAATTCACTGAAATTCTTAAACTATTGCACTTTAATGTAAAAAGTGATTATTCTTTCATTGTCTGGATCATTATTTTTATCGTTCCACTCATTTTCTTTTTTCTGTTTAAAATTAACCCTAGGCTTATGTCTTATGTAAGTTCTCTTTTTAAGCAAGTTAAATCTGGTGTTTTATCTATCTTTAAAGTTAGAAATTGGAAATTTTTATTTTTATTAAATTTCTTGATTTGGATACTCTATTTATCAGCTACCTATTTGATTCTAAATGCATTTATCACAACAAATCAAATTACTGTTATAGTTTCTTTGGCTGTTCTAATAATGGCTTCAATAGGTTGGGCTGGACCTACTCAAGCTGGCATAGGAACATTTCATTTTTTAGTAAGTCAAACCTTAATATTATATGGATTTTCAGCCAATATTAGTTTGGCTTTGGCAGTTTCTTTGCATTTGGTTTTTACTATATTTGATATGATATGGGGTATTATAGCAATTGTAATTTTAAACAGTAAACTCTTCAACCTTCCTTATAAAAAACTTTTTGTCTGA
- a CDS encoding TonB-dependent receptor: MRKYFLIISFLATNVAIAQSLKSQIKGKVIDGGNGQPLSFASVNIFKVQNGIDSLISGVNASENGEFVFTNYFSGKFNIKVTYVGYKNISVPVVMMNKNYEVGVIKLIPDALLLKEVQIKGEKDAISMGMDKRVFNVSKNLTSIGGTAEALLRNVPTINIDESGNPTLRNMATTIYINGKPTQLTLAQIPANQIESVEVISNPSARYDASTSGGIVNLVLKKNRNAGFNGNTSLGIGNNSRIDGSLNLDYHEGKWNVTTLYNLNSTKNPLTGYVNRTNYVNGTPTSYFNQNTNISLDNIFNNGRLAVDYMPNKYNTFSVAGNIVGGKFNTSTNQKYEYRNAENLITSYGGRITQPQNAYTNVGAEFDWKRTFAKNGRELSLVTSYTRNNVSNAADWLTTAQNANGSNQAGFPEKDKITGRQIGSQYLAQLDYVHPINDSTKFEIGLRSYTFDRDQQYFFNQLNNDTQAYNLLVNYSQNANVLETINAAYFLYGKKLRNNISLEAGLRVEQSFLHGLSKFDNATFGYTYPSKNGKILFQALFPSFSLSKKFNEDSELGLSLSRKVGRPNFRHLFVGIQANDRQNITIGNPNVQPEFVNTAELNYNRTIKNLSWYASLYYIYEDHTIKPFIQPSATDPTILVTTFINVKADIQTGMENTFKYTSGALSVMANVNVFSLSLQTNASTNQAITVRGKASVSYRFPANISAQISVNRDGRSPSLQGYRLPVKAADFAIKKSFMQNRASIAFNINDIFNSRKFVSTYETNNTYQATMSRRDIRFYKLTIQLPLGKPDANFRKKERKLEKPDVDFSN; encoded by the coding sequence ATGCGTAAGTATTTTTTAATAATCTCATTTTTAGCAACAAATGTTGCAATTGCTCAAAGTTTGAAAAGTCAAATAAAGGGTAAAGTGATAGATGGAGGAAATGGTCAGCCACTATCATTTGCATCAGTTAATATTTTCAAAGTTCAGAACGGCATCGATTCTCTCATTAGTGGTGTAAATGCATCAGAAAATGGTGAATTTGTTTTCACTAATTATTTTTCTGGAAAATTCAATATAAAAGTTACTTATGTGGGTTATAAAAACATCAGTGTACCAGTAGTCATGATGAACAAAAATTATGAAGTAGGCGTGATAAAATTAATTCCAGATGCTTTGCTACTCAAAGAAGTGCAAATTAAGGGTGAAAAAGATGCCATTTCAATGGGTATGGATAAACGAGTTTTTAATGTAAGCAAAAATTTAACATCAATCGGCGGAACAGCCGAAGCCTTGTTGAGAAACGTACCTACCATTAATATTGATGAGAGTGGCAATCCCACATTGAGAAATATGGCAACCACAATTTATATTAATGGCAAACCAACACAACTTACATTGGCTCAAATACCTGCTAACCAAATTGAATCTGTTGAAGTTATTTCAAACCCATCGGCAAGATATGATGCGTCTACATCTGGAGGGATAGTAAATTTGGTATTAAAGAAAAACAGGAATGCTGGCTTCAACGGAAATACAAGCCTGGGAATAGGAAATAACTCAAGAATTGATGGATCGCTTAATTTGGACTATCATGAAGGTAAATGGAATGTAACTACTCTTTATAATCTAAATTCAACAAAAAACCCTTTGACGGGATATGTGAATAGGACAAACTATGTGAACGGAACGCCTACCAGTTATTTTAATCAAAACACCAATATCAGCCTTGATAATATTTTCAATAATGGTCGTTTGGCGGTTGATTATATGCCCAACAAATACAATACTTTTTCGGTTGCAGGAAATATCGTTGGCGGAAAGTTTAACACTTCTACTAATCAAAAATACGAATATCGCAATGCTGAAAATCTGATTACGAGTTATGGCGGACGAATAACGCAACCACAAAATGCTTATACAAATGTCGGAGCTGAGTTTGACTGGAAACGTACTTTTGCCAAGAATGGTCGTGAATTAAGTTTGGTTACTTCATATACTCGAAACAATGTTTCAAACGCTGCCGATTGGCTCACCACTGCCCAAAATGCCAATGGTAGCAATCAAGCTGGTTTTCCTGAAAAAGATAAAATTACTGGTCGGCAAATTGGCAGTCAGTATTTGGCTCAATTAGATTATGTGCATCCCATTAATGATTCTACTAAATTTGAAATAGGTCTCAGAAGCTATACTTTTGACCGTGACCAACAGTATTTTTTCAATCAGCTCAACAACGATACTCAAGCCTATAATCTTTTGGTTAATTATTCTCAAAATGCCAATGTATTGGAAACCATCAATGCTGCCTATTTTCTTTATGGCAAAAAACTACGCAATAATATTAGTTTGGAGGCTGGTTTAAGAGTTGAACAGTCTTTTTTGCATGGACTTTCAAAGTTTGACAATGCAACTTTTGGTTATACATATCCTTCAAAGAACGGTAAAATTTTGTTTCAAGCACTTTTCCCTTCATTTTCATTATCTAAAAAATTCAATGAGGATTCAGAATTAGGATTAAGTTTGAGTAGAAAAGTTGGACGACCAAACTTTAGGCATTTATTTGTCGGAATTCAAGCGAACGACCGTCAAAACATCACCATTGGCAACCCAAATGTACAGCCCGAATTTGTGAATACTGCCGAGCTGAATTATAACCGAACAATTAAGAATTTGAGTTGGTACGCATCGCTTTATTATATCTACGAAGACCACACCATCAAGCCGTTTATTCAGCCATCGGCTACCGACCCCACAATTTTGGTTACTACTTTTATCAATGTAAAAGCTGATATTCAAACGGGTATGGAAAATACTTTTAAATATACCTCAGGAGCATTATCGGTAATGGCAAATGTGAATGTTTTTAGTTTATCATTGCAGACAAACGCCAGCACAAACCAAGCCATTACGGTTCGTGGAAAAGCGAGTGTGAGCTACCGTTTTCCTGCCAATATTTCGGCACAAATAAGCGTAAATCGAGATGGGCGTTCGCCTTCGTTGCAAGGATATAGATTGCCTGTAAAAGCTGCCGATTTTGCCATCAAAAAATCATTTATGCAAAACCGTGCGAGTATTGCATTTAATATCAATGATATTTTCAATTCAAGAAAATTTGTTTCAACTTACGAAACAAACAACACTTATCAAGCAACAATGAGTCGTCGGGATATTCGTTTTTATAAACTTACGATACAATTGCCACTTGGAAAACCTGATGCTAATTTCAGAAAAAAAGAACGAAAATTAGAGAAACCAGATGTTGATTTTAGTAATTAA
- a CDS encoding transposase, with protein sequence MENWQEILQEIEQSGLSIAQYCKDNDIKPHTVRYWKQKLVKQKTSGFVKISPGVPSQAMEIIYPSGVRLKLSSRIPIKDLKALLNV encoded by the coding sequence ATGGAAAATTGGCAAGAGATACTTCAGGAAATAGAACAGAGCGGCCTTAGTATAGCCCAATATTGTAAGGACAATGATATTAAACCTCACACGGTACGCTACTGGAAGCAGAAATTAGTCAAGCAAAAGACCTCGGGATTTGTGAAGATTTCCCCAGGTGTGCCAAGCCAGGCAATGGAGATAATCTATCCTAGCGGTGTTCGTCTGAAACTATCCTCTCGGATTCCAATCAAAGATTTGAAAGCCCTTTTAAATGTTTAG
- a CDS encoding transposase — MAQKEEITQLCCWAQARREFEKALPNDKARAEMALIWIQQIYKIERYGQNLDAAQRKELRLEKALPIINAFFK; from the coding sequence CTGGCACAAAAAGAAGAAATCACCCAACTTTGTTGCTGGGCACAGGCTCGAAGAGAGTTTGAAAAAGCATTACCAAACGACAAAGCCCGAGCTGAAATGGCTCTAATATGGATTCAGCAAATCTATAAAATAGAAAGATATGGTCAGAACCTAGATGCGGCACAAAGAAAAGAGCTAAGGTTAGAGAAGGCCTTACCCATAATTAATGCCTTTTTTAAGTAG
- a CDS encoding PepSY-like domain-containing protein — protein MKRKIILVALMATIASTVIIGQKISSEKIPLEVKQSFEKSYPNAKNTKWDKEGDNAYEASFKLNADELSVVIDKKGQISEIEKEIPFSMLPLAVQTALKGKKVKEAAIITKGGKTMYEAEVNGKDLIFDGNGKKMHN, from the coding sequence ATGAAACGAAAAATCATCTTAGTCGCATTGATGGCAACTATTGCAAGCACAGTAATTATTGGCCAAAAAATTTCATCTGAAAAAATCCCTTTAGAAGTTAAACAATCATTTGAAAAATCTTATCCAAATGCAAAAAACACTAAATGGGATAAAGAAGGAGACAATGCTTATGAAGCCTCATTTAAGCTAAACGCCGATGAATTATCTGTGGTCATCGACAAAAAAGGGCAAATAAGTGAAATTGAAAAGGAAATACCCTTTTCAATGTTACCCCTAGCTGTTCAAACTGCCCTTAAGGGAAAAAAAGTAAAAGAAGCTGCCATCATTACAAAAGGTGGAAAAACAATGTATGAGGCAGAGGTAAATGGAAAAGATTTGATTTTTGATGGAAATGGTAAAAAAATGCATAATTAA
- a CDS encoding transposase, with protein sequence MLSEREMASILEENIRLKNLVQKQEGNLTKKDVEILQKDERIAWLERMIFGQKRERFTATPDGQLSLPFEVDQKEVEQAVEVIKLEKEEKAKKEKKQHPGRQPLPTQLEVREIIIEPEGDLTDMVHVGDEITEELELEPAKYYIHRNVRRKYAPKSDEGSFMIAPLPDRVLDKAIAGAGTITQAIIDKYVDHLPLYRQLQRFAREGIDIKEPTIHHWVLRGIEKLEILYDYLWQQQGRCGYLQVDETTIKVLESERKNAAHLGYYWVYNDPVGNIPIFKYEKGRAGAFPAQQLKAFKGFLQTDGYGG encoded by the coding sequence TTGCTTTCTGAAAGAGAAATGGCCTCTATTTTGGAGGAAAATATACGACTCAAAAATCTTGTACAAAAGCAAGAAGGCAACCTTACGAAAAAGGATGTTGAGATTCTTCAGAAAGATGAGAGAATAGCATGGTTGGAGCGAATGATATTCGGCCAAAAGAGAGAGCGTTTTACTGCTACACCTGATGGGCAACTGAGTCTCCCATTCGAGGTAGACCAAAAAGAAGTAGAGCAAGCCGTAGAAGTCATTAAACTCGAAAAAGAAGAGAAAGCCAAAAAGGAAAAGAAGCAACATCCAGGCCGTCAGCCTCTGCCTACGCAATTAGAAGTAAGAGAGATCATCATTGAGCCTGAGGGCGATTTGACAGATATGGTACATGTAGGTGATGAAATCACAGAGGAACTCGAATTGGAACCTGCCAAGTATTATATCCACCGTAACGTTCGTCGTAAATACGCTCCCAAATCTGACGAAGGTTCATTCATGATTGCACCACTGCCCGATAGGGTCTTGGATAAAGCTATTGCAGGAGCAGGTACCATCACCCAAGCCATTATCGACAAATACGTGGATCACCTGCCGCTTTATCGGCAACTCCAACGCTTTGCCCGAGAGGGTATCGATATCAAAGAGCCCACGATTCACCACTGGGTACTTCGGGGCATCGAAAAGCTAGAAATACTCTACGATTACCTCTGGCAGCAGCAAGGCCGATGTGGTTATTTGCAGGTCGACGAGACGACTATTAAAGTACTAGAGTCTGAAAGGAAAAACGCAGCACATTTGGGTTACTACTGGGTTTATAATGACCCCGTGGGCAATATTCCTATATTCAAATATGAAAAAGGCAGAGCGGGAGCATTCCCTGCTCAGCAACTCAAAGCCTTCAAAGGATTCCTTCAGACGGACGGCTACGGAGGCTAA
- a CDS encoding RNA polymerase sigma factor: MQVNLITEKSFSEASLEHILNACILKNEYAQNELYKLYFGYAKSVAMRYSSNVDDAKDILMKGFLKVFNNLESFDQEFSFKAWLRTIIINTALSHYRDNKKFNLDISLENYNHIIIDENIIDKISSEEIMVLVQKLPPAYRTVFGMYAVDGYSHKEISETLNINEGTSRSNFSKARQKLQYMIQASHPELFQSYSRHNTKILE, from the coding sequence ATGCAAGTAAATTTGATTACAGAAAAATCATTTTCAGAAGCCTCTTTGGAGCATATTTTAAATGCCTGCATTTTAAAAAATGAGTATGCCCAAAACGAGCTTTATAAACTATACTTTGGATATGCAAAAAGTGTCGCTATGAGATATTCTTCAAATGTTGATGATGCTAAGGATATACTTATGAAAGGTTTTTTGAAAGTATTTAATAATTTAGAATCATTTGACCAAGAGTTTTCATTTAAAGCTTGGCTACGGACCATTATTATTAATACCGCTTTAAGCCATTACCGAGATAACAAAAAGTTTAATCTTGACATAAGTTTAGAAAATTACAACCACATAATTATTGATGAAAACATAATCGATAAAATATCTTCAGAAGAAATAATGGTGCTCGTTCAAAAATTGCCACCTGCATACCGAACAGTATTTGGAATGTATGCAGTTGATGGATACAGTCATAAAGAGATTTCTGAAACACTAAACATTAATGAAGGCACCTCACGATCGAATTTTTCAAAAGCAAGACAAAAGCTTCAATACATGATTCAGGCAAGTCATCCCGAGTTATTTCAAAGCTATTCTAGACACAATACAAAAATTTTAGAGTAA
- a CDS encoding transposase yields MHIDNNAVENSIRPIAIGRKNYLFAGNQESAQRAAMIYTFIAICKKHNVNPFAWLKATILKIDQTSIQNLDSLLPQNFN; encoded by the coding sequence CTGCACATAGATAACAATGCTGTCGAAAACAGCATAAGACCCATAGCAATTGGACGCAAGAATTACTTATTCGCCGGAAATCAAGAGTCGGCCCAAAGAGCCGCAATGATTTACACATTTATCGCAATCTGTAAAAAGCACAATGTCAATCCTTTTGCCTGGCTAAAAGCAACAATACTAAAAATCGACCAAACCAGTATTCAAAATCTAGACTCTCTATTGCCTCAGAATTTTAACTAG
- the tnpB gene encoding IS66 family insertion sequence element accessory protein TnpB, with protein sequence MRKGFDGLSGLVRNELGRSPTEGSVFVFVNKQRNQMKLLHWERGGLVLYQKRLEAGRFCLPEKTEKDCHLSWPELVLIVEGISYIGLKKKGGDMIPKKHKNFAFFV encoded by the coding sequence ATGCGTAAGGGTTTCGATGGGTTGAGTGGCTTGGTTAGGAATGAGCTGGGTCGTAGCCCAACTGAAGGCAGTGTGTTTGTGTTTGTCAACAAGCAACGCAATCAGATGAAGCTGCTGCATTGGGAGCGAGGCGGTCTGGTGCTGTATCAAAAACGGCTAGAGGCAGGGCGATTTTGTTTGCCCGAAAAAACTGAAAAGGATTGCCATTTAAGCTGGCCGGAGCTGGTGTTAATCGTGGAAGGAATCAGCTATATAGGTCTAAAAAAAAAAGGAGGAGATATGATCCCAAAAAAGCATAAAAACTTTGCATTTTTTGTTTGA
- a CDS encoding glycosyltransferase family 4 protein has protein sequence MKIHLISETEFGVKGMGIHTAFKDLVDLIVEKNQHEVIINNNGHGDVFHAHTYGLYYFFKGLRYGGRKIHTVHTIPETLNGSVPYFKFIEPFAKMYFKWVFDFADICVAISPEVEASLIKLGIKKSKIVSINNPILLDKWAFSSSNRKLGRAILNIGANEKVVLGVGQMQKRKGIEDFIDIAKLMPEVKFVWIGGRPFGAFTEGINRINQRILSAPSNVIFPGLMDLDIMPQIYASADAFAFPSYQENCPLAPIEAAASGLPVIFRNLPEYKKLYQNDYLNASDTIGFKTILEKLLGSKTEMETGKSISKSLISQFDKDQIYIKLTKIYYLLAQKKAKNRWSRKNRLKNFKSALHFE, from the coding sequence ATGAAAATTCATTTAATTTCAGAAACAGAGTTCGGTGTAAAAGGTATGGGTATTCACACTGCCTTTAAAGATTTGGTTGATTTAATAGTTGAGAAAAACCAGCACGAAGTGATAATTAATAACAATGGCCATGGCGATGTATTTCATGCACATACTTATGGTCTGTACTATTTCTTTAAAGGACTCAGATATGGTGGTCGAAAAATCCATACTGTACATACGATACCTGAGACTTTAAATGGTTCTGTCCCCTACTTTAAGTTCATTGAGCCTTTCGCAAAAATGTATTTTAAGTGGGTATTTGATTTTGCTGATATTTGTGTCGCAATCTCCCCCGAGGTAGAGGCTAGCTTGATTAAATTAGGAATAAAGAAAAGCAAAATCGTAAGCATAAATAATCCAATTTTGCTTGACAAATGGGCATTTAGTTCCTCCAATAGAAAACTAGGTAGAGCAATTTTGAATATTGGTGCCAACGAAAAAGTAGTATTAGGTGTGGGACAAATGCAAAAACGAAAAGGGATTGAAGACTTTATAGATATTGCCAAACTAATGCCTGAAGTGAAATTTGTTTGGATTGGGGGAAGGCCTTTTGGTGCCTTTACAGAAGGAATAAACAGAATTAATCAAAGAATTTTATCTGCTCCTTCAAATGTGATTTTTCCAGGTTTAATGGATTTAGATATTATGCCACAAATTTATGCTTCGGCTGATGCTTTTGCTTTCCCGTCCTATCAAGAAAATTGTCCATTGGCACCAATAGAGGCTGCTGCATCAGGACTTCCTGTAATTTTTAGAAATTTACCTGAATACAAAAAATTATACCAAAACGATTATTTGAATGCCTCAGACACCATAGGCTTTAAAACCATTTTAGAAAAACTTTTGGGAAGTAAAACCGAAATGGAGACAGGTAAATCAATTTCCAAATCTTTAATTTCACAGTTTGACAAAGATCAAATATATATAAAATTAACTAAAATCTATTACTTATTGGCTCAAAAAAAAGCCAAAAATCGTTGGAGTCGGAAAAACAGATTAAAAAACTTTAAATCTGCTTTACATTTTGAATAA